The window CTCACGCCGCTCGCTTCTGGCCAAGATCGGCGGCGCGGCAAGCTTTGCCCCCTTCTTCCCGGTGCTGCCCGTGGCCCGCGCGCAGGACGCCGATGTGCCGCTCAGCAACTTTGCGCGCACCGCGCAGACCAAGGACGATACGCAGTGCAACTACTGGCGCTACTGCGCCATCGACGGGGCGCTGTGCACCTGCTGCGGGGGCGGCATCCACACCTGTCCGCCGGGGACCGAAGCCTCGCCCACATCCTGGGTCGGCACCTGCCGCAACCCCGAAGACGGACGCTCGTACCTCATCGCCTACCGCGATTGCTGCGGGGCGAGCATGTGCCAGACCGATTGCCACTGCGACGGGACCGAGCGCGAGATGCCCGCTTACCGCCCGATGGCCGACAACGAGATCATCTGGTGCTTTGGCACCAAGTCGATGAGCTACCACTGCTCCACGGCCGCGCTCGTCGGGCCGGTATGACGGAGGGGCTTGCGGGGGAAGAAAGGGCACGCTCGTGACGGCTATGGCCGCACGAATGGCGGTGCGCGCGCTGATCGGCACGGCGCTGCTGGCGAGCGGGGCCTACGCGGCCATGGCACGAAGTCCGCAGGAGGACACCTTACATGCCGCGCCCCCGGCCTTTCCGCGCAGCGCGCGCTCGAATTTCGTGGAGCGCTGTGGGGGATGTCACGGGCTGGAGGGGCGCTCGGTCGCGCGCAATGTCCCTGACCTCGCGGCGCGCGCCGGGTTCTTCCTGTGTACGCCGGAAAGCCGATCGTTCGCAGGACGTCTTCCCAACGTGATGTTCGCGCGCCTGTCGGACGAGGATCTCGCCGATGTTCTCAACTACGTCATGTTCGATCTGGGAGAGACACCCACTTCGAAGCTTGCAAAACCCTATACGTCGCAGGAAGTTGCGGCCTATCGTGCAAACCCGCTTTCGGTGACCGACCTGCACGCCAAGCGCCGCGAGGTGGTGGGCGAGATGGTGGCGCGTTGCCAGGCACCGCAGGCGATGCTGGACTACAACCGACCGCGCGGCCGCATTCCCGGCCGGGTCGAGGAGATGAAATGAACCGTCGCAACGTACTCATGGGTGCCGCTGGCCTTGGAGGCCTTGCCTTCGCCGCGCCGCTTCTCGCAAAGGACGCCGCGCTGCGCAGCACCGGACGCACCGGCGCGCGCAATCTCATTACCGATGTCGCCGGGCTCACTGTCGGCAACGCGCAGGACGTGAAGGTACGCACCGGCACCACGGTGATCCTGGCGGACAAGCTTTCGACCGCCGCCATCGACGTGCGCGGCGGAGGCCCCGGCACGCGCGAGAGCCACGCGCTCGAAGGCCACAACCTCGTCCATGCCGCGAACGCCATCGTGCTTTCGGGTGGGTCCTCCTATGGCCTCGCCGCGGCCGATGGCGTTGCTGCCGTGCTGGGATCGAAGGGCATCGGTTATGGCGGCATGGCGCGTCCGGGCGTGCCGGTCTCGCCCATCGTACCCTCGGCCATCCTCTACGACCTCGCCAATGGCGGGGACAAGGGCTGGGGCACCGAGCCGCCGTACCGGGCGCTGGGCATTTCCGCGCTTGAGGCGGTGGGTGCGGACTTTGCGCTGGGCACGGCGGGTGCGGGCTATGGCGCGCAGGCGGGCGGCCTCAAGGGCGGGCTTGGCTCGGCCTCGACGCTCGTCAGCGACGGCTCCACCGTGGGGGCCATCGTCGCGGTCAACTCGATGGGCTCGACCGTGGCGCCGGGCACCCGCAACTTCTGGGCGAGCCCCTTCGAGATCGGCGACGAGTTCGGCGGACTTCCTCCCAGCGCCATGTACGCCTCGCCCGAGGAGTGGGGCTATACCAAGGCGCCTGCGGCCAAGGAAAACACCACCATCGCCTGTGTCGCGACCGACCTTGATCTGACGCCCGATGAGATGAAGCGCTTTGCCATGATGGCGCAGGACGGCATGGCGCGCGCCATCCGCCCGATCCACACGCCGTTTGATGGCGATGTCGTCTTCGCGATCTCGACCGGACGGGTCGAGGTGAAGGGGCCGCGTCCCGTCGCGGTCCTGCGCGCCGGTGCCGTCGCCGCCGACACACTGGCCCGCGCCATCGCGCGCGGCGTCTTTGAGGCGAGCACGCCGCCGGGCGCCGACAGCAAGGCCTGGAAAGACCTGACGCTGTGATCTGGGGTTTCGTTTCACTCCCCAATCCGGAAAGGTCCGGCGCATGAGTGGCATCCCGCCGCGCCGCGCGGCCGAGATGCCCGATGGCGCGATGCCCTGGTGGCCTCCGCTCCTGGGCATTGCCCTGCCGCTTGCGCTGGTCCTGGCCTCGGCGCTGCTGGTGCCGGCCTCGGCCGGACGGTTCCTGGGCATCTCGTGGAGCAGCTGGTGTCTCTTCGCCTGCGCGCCGCTGACCAGCGTGTGCCTGCTGGTCTGCTACCGCTTCGGCGGCGGGGCGAGCGACCGGGACGATGTGCCCGGCCATGGTGCGCCTCGCGAGGGAGATAGCCTGTGATGCTGGCTGTCTTCATTGCCGTCATGGCCCTGTCGCTGGGCATCGCCCTGTGGTCGCGGCGCGGGCATTCCAACCCCGACGCGCGCGAGTTCTTCGTCGCCTCCGGGCAGTTCGGGCCGATCCTTTTCTTCTTCCTCTCGGTGGGCGAGACCTATTCCATCGCAAGCATGCTAGGCTTTCCGGGCGGGGTCTATGCTGGCGGCGAGGGCTTTGTCCTGTGGTTCTTCGGCTACATCCTGATCGCGGCGCCCTGCATCTACTTCGTGGGGCCCTGGATCTGGCGCGCGGGCGCGCTCTACGGGTCGGCTACGATCCCGGACTTCTTCCGTGACCATTTCGAGAGCCGGGGGCTAGAGATCCTGATCACGCTCAGCTCCATCATCCTACTCGTTCCCATCGGTACGATGCAGTTTCTGGGGCTGAAGCTGGTGTTCACGGGGCTGGCGCCGGAAGCCCGGTCGATCTTCCTCACCAGCCTCGCGGGGCTCCTGACATTTGCCTATGTCGTGATCGCAGGGCTTCGCGCCTCGGCCTTCGTGGCGGTGCTCAAGGACATCCTGATGATGGCCTCGATCCTGCTGGTCGGCTTCGTGGCGCTCGCCGCCTGGAATGCCGAGCCGAGCATGCCGGTCAGTCTTGCCGAGACGATGTCGGAGCCGACCCGGCCCGACCTCGTCTTTGCGATCTCCACCATCGTGCTGCAGGCCGTGGGCTTCTGCATGATCCCGCAGAATTGGGCCTTCATCTTCTCGGCCAATTCGCCCCGTGCGATCCAGCGCGCGCAGATCGTCGCGCCGATCTACATGCTGATGTTCCCGCTCCTGATGATGGTGGCCTACTACGCCAAGGGGCAGGGGATCGTGCCGCCCGAACCCGACTTCGTGTTCCTCTCGACCGCGATTGCGCTCCTGCCCGACTGGGTGGTGGGGCTGGTCATGGCCGCCGTTGCGCTTTCTGGGCTCGTGATCCTGAGCAGCGTGTGCCTGGCCATCGGTCCGCTCATCACGCGCAACCTGGTGCCCAGCCTTGATGGCACGGCGCAGCAGCGCTGGTCCAAGGTGGTGATCGCGGCCTTCCTGATCTTCTCGCTCGTGGGCGCGGAGACTTCGGTGCAGCTGATCGCAACGCTCAACAACGTCTTCTACTTCGGCATTGTCCAGACCTTGCCCGGCCTCGTTGCGGCCATGCTCTTCCCGCGTGTCCCGGCGCGCGCGCTGATCGCGGGCATCCTTGTCGCCGATGGCGCGATGCTGGCGGTCAAGGCGGCGGGCTGGACCTTTGGCGGGCTCAACGTCGGCGTGATCGGCCTTGCGATCAATGTCGCGGTCCTCGCCCTCGTCACTCTGGCCGCGCCGCGCATCGGTGCGCGCGCGGTCATTCCGCTCCTGCGCGAGGCCCACACCGGGCGCGCGTCCTCATCCACCCCCTGATCTTCAGCGAGAACGGATTTCCCCATGCGCACAATTCCCCACTTCATCGCCGGCGCCCACAGCGCCGGGGACGGCACCGCCATGGCCGACGTCTTCGATCCCAACACCGGCACGGTGCAGGCGCAGGTGCCGCTGGGCGGCGACGCTGAGCTGGAAGCGGCGGTTGCCGCCGCGCGCGCCGCGCAGCCCGCCTGGGCCGCGCTCAACCCGCAGCGCCGCGCGCGCGTGATGTTCGCCTTCAAGGCGCTGATCGAGGCGCATATGGACGAACTGGCCGCGCTTCTCTCCAGCGAGCACGGTAAGGTCTTCGACGACAGCAAGGGCGATATCCAGCGCGGGCTCGACGTGGTCGAGTTTGCCTGTGCGACGCCGCACCTGATGAAGGGCGAATACAGCAGCGGCGTGGGGCCGGGCATCGATGTCTACTCGATGCGCCAGCCGCTCGGCATCGTGGCGGGCATCACACCCTTCAATTTTCCCGCGATGATCCCCTTGTGGATGAGCGCCCCGGCCATTGCAGCGGGCAACGCGATGATCCTGAAGCCCTCCGAACGCGCACCGTCCGTCCCGCTGCGCCTCGCCGAACTGGCCAAGGAAGCGGGCCTGCCCGATGGCATTCTCAATGTCGTCCATGGCGACCGCGTGATGGTCGAGGCGATCACCGATCACCCCGCGATCAAGGCGGTCAGCTTCGTGGGGTCCTCCGACGTGGCGCAGGCGGTCTACGCGCGCGGAACCGCGCAGGGCAAGCGCGTCCAGGCGATGGGCGGCGCCAAGAACCACGGCATCGTCCTGCCCGACGCGGACATGGACCGCACCGTCTCGGACATCATGGGTGCGGCCTATGGGTCTGCCGGGGAACGCTGCATGGCGATGCCGGTCGTGGTGCCGGTCGGTGAGGCGACCGCGAACACCTTGCGTGAAAAGCTGGTCGCGGCCATCGCGGACCTGCGCGTGGGTATCTCGAGCGACCGCGAGGCGCACTATGGCCCCGTCGTCACCGCCCAGCACAAGGCGAAGATCGAGCACTACATCGCGATGGGCGTGGACGAAGGGGCCGAGCTTGTCGTCGACGGACGCGGTTTCTCGCTCCAGGGTTACGAGGAGGGCTACTTCCTAGGCCCGACGCTGTTCGACCACGTCACGCCGGAGATGCAGTCCTACCGCGACGAGATCTTCGGCCCTGTGCTGCAGATGGTGCGCGCGACAACGCTGGAGGAGGCAATCAATCTCGCCAGCCGCCACGCCTATGGCAACGGGGTGGCGCTCTTTACCCGCGATGGCGGCGCGGCGCGCGACTACGCGATGCAGGTCGAAGTGGGCATGGTCGGCATCAACGTGCCGATCCCGGTTCCGGTCTCTTACCACAGCTTCGGCGGCTGGAAGCGTTCGGCCTTTGGCGACCACAACCAGTACGGTGAGGAAGGCTTCCGCTTCTTCACCCGCGTCAAGACGGTGACCCAGCGCTGGCCGGGGCCGGACGCGGACAAGGGCAACGCCTTCCTGATCCCGACCACCGCCTGACACCGGACCGGGAGAAACCACGGGAGAGGGACCAAACCAGGGGGCGGACGCCAGGAGCGCCGCCCCGCAGCGGAGCGATGCAATGAAAGAGGAACTGGCCGATCTGACAGGCGTGGAGCTGGCCGAGAGCTTTGCCGCGGGCACACTCTCCCCGGTGGATGTCGCCGAGGACGTGCTGGCCCGCGCCGAGCGGCTGGAGCCGCACCTATGCGCGACCTACGCGCTGGAGCCCGAGGCCGTGCGCGCACAGGCGAGGGCCTCGGAAGCGCGCTGGCACAAGGGCGCGCCGCTTTCGGTGATCGACGGTATCCCCGTGACCCTCAAGGAACTGATCGCCACCAAGGGAACGCCCAAGCCCGTGGGTACGGCGGCAGGCGACATGACCCCGCAGACCCACGATGCGCCCCCCGCGCAGCGCATGCGTGAGGCAGGCGCAGTCCTTCTCGCCAAGACCACGGTGCCCGATTACGGGATGCTGTCCTCGGGCCTCTCCAGCTTTCACAAGCTGGCGCGCAACCCCTGGGACCTTTCGCGCAATCCGGGCGGGTCGAGCGCGGGGGCAGGCGCCGCCGCTGCCGCAGGTTACGGGCCGTTCCACGTGGGCACCGACATTGGCGGCTCGGTCCGGCTTCCGGCGGGCTGGTGCGGCATCTTTGCGCACAAGCCCAGCAACGGGCGCATTCCCATCGATCCGCCCTACATCGGGCGCGTTGCGGGGCCGATGACGCGCACCGTCGCCGATGCCGCGTTGATGATGACGCACCTTTCGCTGCCCGACCGTCGCGACTTCATGGATCTGCCCTACCAGGAACTGCCCTGGCGCCAGCTTGAGGGCGACGTGGCGGGCCTTCGCATCGGCCTCATGCTGGAGGCAGGCTGCGGCTCGCCGACCGAGCCCGAAGTGGCCGAGGCCGTCACCGAGGCCGCACGGCTGTTCGAACATGGCGGGGCAATAGTGGAGCCGGTCGAACCGTTCATGACGCCGGAAATGCTCGATGGCCTCGACCGCTTCTGGCGCGCGCGCTTCCACGCCGAGATGCGCGACCTTCCGGCCGAGAAATACGGCCTGATCCTGGAGTACATCCGCAAGTGGGTGGAGCCTGCCGCACACTATGATGGCATGGAGGTCTACACCGGCTTCGACCAGATCATCCAGATGCGCGAGCGCGGGCGGGCCTACAACGATTACGACCTGCTGCTCAGCCCGGTGGCGCCAATGCCCGCGTTCCCGGCCGAACTCGCCTCGCCGGTGAACGACCCGATGCGCCCCTTCGAGCACATCGGTTTCACGGTTCCCTACAACATGACCGAACAGCCCGCGAGCTCGATCAACTGTGGCTACACCCGTGAAGGCCTGCCCGTCGGCTTGCAGATCGTCGGGCGCCGCTTCGAGGACATGGCGGTCCTGCGCGCCTCGGCGTGGTACGAGAAGGCGCGCCCCGCGCAGCGGCCCTGGCCCTGTCGGCGCGAGGTCATGGCGGACTGAAGCGGTAGGTATCCCGGGGCAGGGAGTCAGGGGGGCTTGCCCCGGGATACGCCAGGTTCCCGATCCGGATCAGAGCTTGGCCCGGAGGGTCACGCTGTAGCTGCGCGGTTCGCCGTAGATCAGGCCGTCGTAGAAGCCGAACTGGCGGTAGTAGGTCTTGTCGGTCAGGTTGGTGACGTTGGCCGAGATCTGGATGTTCTGTGTCGCCTGGAAGCGCGCCATGAGGTTGACCAGCGTGTAGCCCGAGACATCGAGGTTGCTGTCATCGTAGGTCCCATCGCCGAGCGGACGGCCCGGGTTGGTCGACCATTCGGTCTTGCTCTGCGCGGTGATACCCCCGCCGATGGTGAGGCGGTTGAGCGCACCTGGCAGCGTGTAGCTGGTTGAGAGGCGCAGCTGGCTGTGCGGATCGCGCTGGTAGCTGAGGCCCTTCACGTCCAGGTAGCTGTAACCGAAAAAGACGTTCCAGCCCGGCAGCAGCTCGCCCGAGGCGTCGAAGTCGACACCCTTGGAGACGACACCATCGACCGTGCGGTAGATGTCGAGCCCGGTGACGTCGTTGAGCTCGCCGGTATTCTCCGCGACATTGCTCTGCTCGTTGCGGTAGAAGGCGAGCGAAGTGTTGAGCTTGCCGCCGTAGAAGGCGCCCTTGATGCCCGCTTCGTAGCTCGAGCCGGTGACGGGCGGTAGCAGCCGGTCGTCCTCGTCGCGCAGGTTCCCCTGCGGGGTGAAGACATCGGTGTAGCTGGCGTAGACCGAGAGCGTGTCGGTGACGTCGTAGACAAGCCCCGCGTAGGGCGTGAACACACCCTTTTCGTGCGTCGTCTCGGCATCGGCGGTGTAGACGTTGGCGATATCGTAGTCGCCGCCGCTGGTCTTGTAGTCGCTGATGCGTGCGCCCACGATCGCGGTCAGCCCATCGGCGAGCTCGAAGCGACCCGCGGCATAACCGCCGATGCTGCGGGTGCGGTCAATCCCGCGCGCGTCGGTGCGGAAGGTCTGGAAGTTGGCGTAGGAGCCGTCCCAGCTGCGCCAGTCGTCGATCGGCAGGCCGGCCGAGCGGTACTGGCATCCCCGGAACGGGCTGACACCGGCGATGTTGCAGTTGCCAAGGGCGTTGTCGAAGGTCCAGCTGGTGCTCTCGCTCCAGAAGCCGTTGAAGCCGAACATCAACTGGTGCTCGCGTCCGAACAGGTGCAGCGGGCCGTTCAGCGTCACGGCGACGTTGTCGCGATCTTCCGAAAATTCCGAGTGCATGGCGTTGAGGTAGGCACCGCTGCCATCCTGGTTCCAGAAGCCCGCGTAGCCCCCGACCTCGCGCGCGGCGTTGTTGATCTTGGCAACGCCCAGGTTGTTGTAGGCGCTGCTGTCGGTGCGCGCGTAGCCCAGCTTGACGTGCCAGTCGTTGGCGAAGCGGTGGTCGAGATTGACGAAGGCCGTGGTCGCCTTGCGGCGCGATTCGCTCCAGTCGGCGACCGGGTTCGTGCTGCGCGGCAGGTTGGCCAGCGTGCCGTCGGCGAACCAGATCGAGACGTTGCTCCCCCACGAGGAGCCCTTGTTGACCGTACGCTCGTACTGGACCCCGGCGTTCAGCACGGTGGTTGGCGTAAGATTTGCCGCGAAGTTGGCGAGGATGGCGCGGCGGTCGACATGCTCGCGCTCACGGAAGGTGTCGGTGCTCTCGTCGCTGAAGACAAGGCGGCCGCGCACGTTGCCATCGGCGGTGATCGGCGCATTGAGATCGCCCATCACGCGCCGCTTGTCCCAGTTGCCCAGGACCAGGCTGCCGTTTGCCCCCAGTTCGGTGCCCGGCTGCTTGCGCTGGAGGTAGATCGTGGCGGAAGGGTCGCCCGTGCCGCCCAGGAGGCCATTCGCACCGCGCACGATCTGGACGCTGTCGTAAAGGTCCATGTTGGTCGAGGCCCCGCCGCCGCTGAAGTTCGACTGGCCGTCCACCTGCATGCCATCGATGCGGTAGTTGCTGACGTCAAAACCGCGTGCGCGGTATGTCGTGCGGCCCGCGTTGTCATTCTGGTACGAGGTGATGCCCGGCGCGGTGGCCAGTACATCGTCGATGGTCTCGATCTGCTGGTCGTCGAGCAGCTGGCGGGTGATGACCGTCACCGTCTGCGGTGTCTCGCGCGGGGAGATGGGCAGGCCGATGGAGATGCTGGTTTCCTCGGCGGTGTAGGACGGTGTGTCCTCGGTGCGCTGTCCGGTCACGACGATTGTCGGCGGCGCGCTTGCGCCCGGCGCCGCGTCGGCATGGGCAACTTGTGCGCCGCCCAAGGCGATGGCGAGTGCGGTCAGCGACGCGGATGTCGCTTTATTGCCAGAAAACATTGGTTTCATGTCCCATTACCCCTTATAATGCAACTCATTCGCAATTGAGGGCGGGATAGAATAGGCCTTGAGATGGGTAAACCGATGTTTCCGGGATATTTTGTCAGCTTTTCAGGAGTTTTGTCACCCAGTGTAACGGCCTGTACCCAGGCTGGGGGTGCAGCATGAGCCGCGTGCTCGTGGTGGACGACGATGCCGATATCCGCGACCTCCTGTGCCGCTATCTTGCCGAGGCGGACATCGAGTCGCACGGAGCGGCCGATGGCGATGCGATGTGGCGATCCATCGCGGAAATCACGCCCGACCTCATCATCCTCGACCTCATGCTCCCCGGGACCGATGGCTTGTCCTTGTGCCGCGCGCTGACCGAACGCTGTGACATACCCATCATCATGCTGACGGCACGTGGCAGTCTGGTCGACCGCATTGTCGGGCTCGAGATGGGGGCGGATGACTATCTTCCCAAGCCCTTCGATCCGCGCGAGCTTCTCGCCCGCATCCGCGTCGTCCTGCGCCGGCAACGCCGCGCGCAGGACGGGCCAACGGTGCGCGAGCCCGACTATCTGCAGTTCGAAGGCTGGACGCTCGACACCCGTCGCCATCTGCTGTCACCGCCGGGTGAGGCGCTGGGACGGGAGAAGACGCAGCCGGTTGCAAACTCTGACTACCTGGCCTTGCGCGCCTTGTTGCGCGCGCCGTTCCAGACGCTCAGCCGCGACGTGCTCGCTCGCGAGGTCTACGGGCGTGAGCGCGATCCCTCGGACCGGGCCATCGACATGTGCATTTCGCGCCTGCGCCAGATGCTGGGAGAGGATGCGCGCAATCCCCGCATGATCCGTACCGTGCGCAACGGCGGCTATGTGCTGTCGGTGGACGTCTCGGCGTACAGCTGAGATGCGCGCACTCCTCCACCGCCTCATTCCGGCGACGCTCTCGGCCCGGATCGCATGGCTTCTGGTGGGTGGCCTTGTCCTCTCGCAGCTTCTGACCGGGACGATCTGGTTCGAAAGCCGCCGTCGCCAGCTGCTGGAGATCCCGGCCCACGTCTTCGCGACGCGGGTCGCGGACAGTCTGCGTGTGCTGGACAGCGCCGCCCCGGACCGGCGCGAGGATCTGCTGGCAAAGCTGCAGTCGCCCGAGTTTCACCTGAAGCGCCTCGCCGTGCTTCCCGACGAGGAAAGGGCGGGCGAGGAGCCGGAGGATCTCGCGCGTAGTGCGCCCATTCTTGCAGGTTCGATCCGGCACCAGCTGGACGGGCGCGTCGAGGTGCGTGTGCTGGCCGCCCAGCTGCTCGATGAGGAAGGCGAACCGGCCGGACGCTGGTCCATGCTGCGCGACCGGGAGCCGCGTGCGGCCTTCACGCTCGCCGTGCGCCGCAGGCCGGGGGATCTCTGGCTTGTGGCCAGGGGGCGCGAGGACGAGGACGGGGTTCTCTTTGATCCGGGCGGCACGATTGCGGACTATGTCCTGCGCATCTACCTGCTGCGCATCCTGATGGTCGCGGCGCTCACCTGGCTGGGAGTGCGGCTGGCGGTCAAGCCGCTGGAGCGGCTGGCCGAGGCTGCGCAGCGCCTGGGGCGCGACATTCGCAGTCCCGCCCTGCCGCGCAAGGGGCCGATCGAGGTTCGCCGCGCGGTGGAGGCCTTCAATGGCATGCAGCGGCAACTGGTCGGCTATCTCGACGAGCGCACGCGCTTTCTTGCGGCGGTCTCGCACGATCTGCGCTCCCCCATCACGCGGCTGCGCCTGCGCGCCGAATTGCTGCCCGCGACCGAAGAGAAGGGCGGCTGGCGCAAGGATCTCGACGAGATGGAAGGCATGGTGGATGCAACGCTTGCCTTCATGCAGGGCAACGCGGGCGAAGACCTGCAGGAGGCGGTCGATCTTGACGCCGTGCTGGCCGGTATTCTGGAAGACCTGCACACACAGGGCGCACAGGCCACGCTTGCGGGCCGATGCGGCGCGCCCATCGCCGGTTTCCCGCAAGGGCTGCGCCGCTGTCTGGTGAACCTGACCGACAACGCGGTTCGCTACGGCGGGCGGGCCGACATCGTCGCGCAGGAGTGCGATGAAGAGATCATCATTCGTGTCCGCGATGACGGCCCGGGCATTCCCGAGGCCAGCCTCGGTCTTGTGTTCGAGCCCTTCTACCGCGAGGAAAAGTCGCGCAACACCGCGCTTGGCGGTGTCGGCCTCGGCCTCAGCATCGCCCGCGACATCGCCCTTGCCCACGGGGGCGAACTGACCTTGCACAACCGACCGGAAGGCGGCCTCGAAGCCACCCTGCGCCTGCCACGAGGGGCCCCTCAGGACACCAAGGCGCGACACCGAGCCGACTGCAACGATTTTTGAGGAGAAGTGGTGCCGCTTACAGGACTCGAACCTGTGGCCCCCGCATTACGAATGCGATGCTCTACCAACTGAGCTAAAGCGGCGTCCTTGTGGCGATTCTCGGGAGAACCGCTACCAAGGCAGGGGGCGCCTTTACCGGGGGGAGGCGAGGAGCGCAAGAGGGATTCGTATCCCATGTACAGGGATGTTGAAGGCCATGGCCTTTCCCGCGCCTCCCGGGGGACTTGCAGTGTCGAGGGGCGGGGCCTAGCAGCGGTGGGATGAACACGTCCTCGTCTCCCGCTCGCCCTGCCTCCGGTGTTGCCGAAGTCGAACCCTTTCACGCCATTTCGATCGGCAAGCTTGCCTACGAACTGGCCGAGCAGGGCCGCAGCATCATCCACATGGAATACGGCCAGCCCTCGACCGGGGCGCCCGCCGCGGCGCTGGCGCTGGCGCATGAAAAGCTCGACAGCGAACCGGGCGGGTACTGGGAAAACGGAGCGCTCAAGGCGCGGATCGCGCGGCACTACCAGGAGCGTTACGGGCAGGACGTCGAGGCCGAGCAGATCATCCTCACCTGCGGGGCATCTCCGGCGCTGGTGCTGGCGCTGTCCAGCCTGTTCCGGCCCGGCGCGCGGGTTGCGCTGGCCCGGCCGGGCTATGTGGCCTACCGCAATACGCTCAAGGCGATGTACCTGGAGGCGGTCGAGATCGAATGCGGGCCGG is drawn from Novosphingobium decolorationis and contains these coding sequences:
- a CDS encoding c-type cytochrome; the encoded protein is MTAMAARMAVRALIGTALLASGAYAAMARSPQEDTLHAAPPAFPRSARSNFVERCGGCHGLEGRSVARNVPDLAARAGFFLCTPESRSFAGRLPNVMFARLSDEDLADVLNYVMFDLGETPTSKLAKPYTSQEVAAYRANPLSVTDLHAKRREVVGEMVARCQAPQAMLDYNRPRGRIPGRVEEMK
- a CDS encoding methylamine dehydrogenase light chain, which produces MNWKLIDSASEKLSRGLAKGTSRRSLLAKIGGAASFAPFFPVLPVARAQDADVPLSNFARTAQTKDDTQCNYWRYCAIDGALCTCCGGGIHTCPPGTEASPTSWVGTCRNPEDGRSYLIAYRDCCGASMCQTDCHCDGTEREMPAYRPMADNEIIWCFGTKSMSYHCSTAALVGPV
- a CDS encoding sodium:solute symporter family protein, whose protein sequence is MLAVFIAVMALSLGIALWSRRGHSNPDAREFFVASGQFGPILFFFLSVGETYSIASMLGFPGGVYAGGEGFVLWFFGYILIAAPCIYFVGPWIWRAGALYGSATIPDFFRDHFESRGLEILITLSSIILLVPIGTMQFLGLKLVFTGLAPEARSIFLTSLAGLLTFAYVVIAGLRASAFVAVLKDILMMASILLVGFVALAAWNAEPSMPVSLAETMSEPTRPDLVFAISTIVLQAVGFCMIPQNWAFIFSANSPRAIQRAQIVAPIYMLMFPLLMMVAYYAKGQGIVPPEPDFVFLSTAIALLPDWVVGLVMAAVALSGLVILSSVCLAIGPLITRNLVPSLDGTAQQRWSKVVIAAFLIFSLVGAETSVQLIATLNNVFYFGIVQTLPGLVAAMLFPRVPARALIAGILVADGAMLAVKAAGWTFGGLNVGVIGLAINVAVLALVTLAAPRIGARAVIPLLREAHTGRASSSTP
- a CDS encoding P1 family peptidase: MNRRNVLMGAAGLGGLAFAAPLLAKDAALRSTGRTGARNLITDVAGLTVGNAQDVKVRTGTTVILADKLSTAAIDVRGGGPGTRESHALEGHNLVHAANAIVLSGGSSYGLAAADGVAAVLGSKGIGYGGMARPGVPVSPIVPSAILYDLANGGDKGWGTEPPYRALGISALEAVGADFALGTAGAGYGAQAGGLKGGLGSASTLVSDGSTVGAIVAVNSMGSTVAPGTRNFWASPFEIGDEFGGLPPSAMYASPEEWGYTKAPAAKENTTIACVATDLDLTPDEMKRFAMMAQDGMARAIRPIHTPFDGDVVFAISTGRVEVKGPRPVAVLRAGAVAADTLARAIARGVFEASTPPGADSKAWKDLTL
- a CDS encoding amidase; its protein translation is MKEELADLTGVELAESFAAGTLSPVDVAEDVLARAERLEPHLCATYALEPEAVRAQARASEARWHKGAPLSVIDGIPVTLKELIATKGTPKPVGTAAGDMTPQTHDAPPAQRMREAGAVLLAKTTVPDYGMLSSGLSSFHKLARNPWDLSRNPGGSSAGAGAAAAAGYGPFHVGTDIGGSVRLPAGWCGIFAHKPSNGRIPIDPPYIGRVAGPMTRTVADAALMMTHLSLPDRRDFMDLPYQELPWRQLEGDVAGLRIGLMLEAGCGSPTEPEVAEAVTEAARLFEHGGAIVEPVEPFMTPEMLDGLDRFWRARFHAEMRDLPAEKYGLILEYIRKWVEPAAHYDGMEVYTGFDQIIQMRERGRAYNDYDLLLSPVAPMPAFPAELASPVNDPMRPFEHIGFTVPYNMTEQPASSINCGYTREGLPVGLQIVGRRFEDMAVLRASAWYEKARPAQRPWPCRREVMAD
- a CDS encoding CoA-acylating methylmalonate-semialdehyde dehydrogenase, translated to MRTIPHFIAGAHSAGDGTAMADVFDPNTGTVQAQVPLGGDAELEAAVAAARAAQPAWAALNPQRRARVMFAFKALIEAHMDELAALLSSEHGKVFDDSKGDIQRGLDVVEFACATPHLMKGEYSSGVGPGIDVYSMRQPLGIVAGITPFNFPAMIPLWMSAPAIAAGNAMILKPSERAPSVPLRLAELAKEAGLPDGILNVVHGDRVMVEAITDHPAIKAVSFVGSSDVAQAVYARGTAQGKRVQAMGGAKNHGIVLPDADMDRTVSDIMGAAYGSAGERCMAMPVVVPVGEATANTLREKLVAAIADLRVGISSDREAHYGPVVTAQHKAKIEHYIAMGVDEGAELVVDGRGFSLQGYEEGYFLGPTLFDHVTPEMQSYRDEIFGPVLQMVRATTLEEAINLASRHAYGNGVALFTRDGGAARDYAMQVEVGMVGINVPIPVPVSYHSFGGWKRSAFGDHNQYGEEGFRFFTRVKTVTQRWPGPDADKGNAFLIPTTA
- a CDS encoding TonB-dependent siderophore receptor → MKPMFSGNKATSASLTALAIALGGAQVAHADAAPGASAPPTIVVTGQRTEDTPSYTAEETSISIGLPISPRETPQTVTVITRQLLDDQQIETIDDVLATAPGITSYQNDNAGRTTYRARGFDVSNYRIDGMQVDGQSNFSGGGASTNMDLYDSVQIVRGANGLLGGTGDPSATIYLQRKQPGTELGANGSLVLGNWDKRRVMGDLNAPITADGNVRGRLVFSDESTDTFREREHVDRRAILANFAANLTPTTVLNAGVQYERTVNKGSSWGSNVSIWFADGTLANLPRSTNPVADWSESRRKATTAFVNLDHRFANDWHVKLGYARTDSSAYNNLGVAKINNAAREVGGYAGFWNQDGSGAYLNAMHSEFSEDRDNVAVTLNGPLHLFGREHQLMFGFNGFWSESTSWTFDNALGNCNIAGVSPFRGCQYRSAGLPIDDWRSWDGSYANFQTFRTDARGIDRTRSIGGYAAGRFELADGLTAIVGARISDYKTSGGDYDIANVYTADAETTHEKGVFTPYAGLVYDVTDTLSVYASYTDVFTPQGNLRDEDDRLLPPVTGSSYEAGIKGAFYGGKLNTSLAFYRNEQSNVAENTGELNDVTGLDIYRTVDGVVSKGVDFDASGELLPGWNVFFGYSYLDVKGLSYQRDPHSQLRLSTSYTLPGALNRLTIGGGITAQSKTEWSTNPGRPLGDGTYDDSNLDVSGYTLVNLMARFQATQNIQISANVTNLTDKTYYRQFGFYDGLIYGEPRSYSVTLRAKL
- a CDS encoding response regulator, translating into MSRVLVVDDDADIRDLLCRYLAEADIESHGAADGDAMWRSIAEITPDLIILDLMLPGTDGLSLCRALTERCDIPIIMLTARGSLVDRIVGLEMGADDYLPKPFDPRELLARIRVVLRRQRRAQDGPTVREPDYLQFEGWTLDTRRHLLSPPGEALGREKTQPVANSDYLALRALLRAPFQTLSRDVLAREVYGRERDPSDRAIDMCISRLRQMLGEDARNPRMIRTVRNGGYVLSVDVSAYS